The following are encoded together in the Roseobacter denitrificans OCh 114 genome:
- a CDS encoding TRAP transporter small permease, with the protein MGALLLVLAPLRVINESALAIGRAIGIVAVAAMVIAILVQVFFRYVLNNALPWPDEAARFCMLWMTGLMAPTAFRRGGFVAIDTLVILLPKLLGSLLALFLLFVSLAVLVVAVQIGWSEVTGFAGRFATASLYLPTDMSFESWFRVPRSWMMASLVVGLIMLISVNVELILRAIVKLLGGADRLPVIPHDEKVGAE; encoded by the coding sequence ATGGGGGCACTGCTGCTGGTGCTTGCACCGCTTCGGGTGATCAACGAAAGCGCGCTGGCCATTGGGCGTGCGATTGGCATTGTCGCCGTGGCCGCGATGGTCATCGCAATTCTGGTGCAGGTGTTTTTTCGCTATGTGCTCAACAATGCCCTGCCTTGGCCCGATGAAGCGGCGCGCTTTTGCATGTTATGGATGACGGGCCTGATGGCGCCTACCGCTTTTCGCCGCGGCGGGTTTGTGGCGATTGACACGCTGGTGATCCTTTTGCCCAAGCTGTTGGGCAGCCTGCTGGCGCTCTTTTTGCTGTTTGTCAGCCTTGCCGTGCTTGTGGTGGCGGTGCAGATCGGTTGGTCCGAAGTGACGGGTTTTGCCGGGCGTTTCGCGACGGCCTCGCTCTATCTTCCGACCGACATGAGTTTCGAAAGCTGGTTCCGCGTGCCGCGCAGCTGGATGATGGCCTCTTTGGTGGTGGGGCTGATCATGCTGATATCTGTCAACGTGGAACTGATCCTGCGCGCAATTGTCAAACTGCTGGGCGGTGCGGATCGCCTGCCTGTCATTCCGCATGATGAGAAAGTCGGGGCGGAATAG
- a CDS encoding aldo/keto reductase has product MERVSLSADVHVSRIIYGMWRLAEDEDTSPSHVRAKIDACLAQGITTLDQADIYGGYAAEALLGAAFEQSPGLRDDLQIITKCDIVAPVGKYAAARVKHYDTSAAHITASVEASLSNMRIEQIDVLLIHRPDPMMDARETGAALDALIDSGKIKTAGVSNFKPWDWDLLQAHMKHPLVSNQLELSLAARDSFTNGDLAHAQQHGVRPMAWSPLGGGSLMTQQGEPGLALEKVAEAQGVDRAAVAVAWLLAHPSGILPVMGTNTLPRIATFSDATKVEMDRQTWFELFEAANGHEVP; this is encoded by the coding sequence ATGGAACGTGTAAGCCTGTCTGCTGATGTGCACGTCAGCCGGATCATCTATGGCATGTGGCGTCTGGCGGAGGACGAAGACACATCTCCGTCCCATGTGCGCGCCAAGATCGACGCCTGTCTTGCGCAGGGGATTACCACTTTGGATCAGGCCGATATCTACGGTGGATATGCGGCCGAAGCGCTGTTGGGCGCGGCGTTTGAACAAAGCCCGGGCCTGCGCGATGACCTGCAGATCATCACGAAATGCGATATCGTCGCGCCGGTTGGCAAATACGCTGCGGCCCGGGTCAAGCATTACGATACATCCGCCGCCCATATCACCGCATCGGTGGAGGCGTCGCTGTCGAATATGCGCATTGAGCAGATCGATGTTTTGCTGATTCACCGCCCGGACCCGATGATGGATGCGCGTGAAACCGGTGCGGCGCTCGATGCGCTGATTGACAGCGGCAAGATCAAAACGGCAGGCGTGTCGAATTTCAAACCGTGGGATTGGGATTTGCTGCAAGCGCATATGAAACACCCGCTTGTGAGCAACCAACTCGAACTCAGCCTTGCGGCGCGCGACAGTTTCACCAACGGCGATCTGGCCCATGCGCAACAACATGGCGTGCGCCCGATGGCATGGTCGCCCCTGGGTGGGGGCTCTCTGATGACACAGCAGGGCGAACCGGGCCTTGCCTTGGAAAAAGTCGCAGAGGCGCAAGGCGTTGATCGCGCAGCGGTCGCGGTTGCATGGCTGCTGGCGCATCCTTCGGGGATTTTGCCGGTGATGGGCACCAACACGCTGCCCCGCATTGCGACCTTCAGCGATGCAACGAAGGTTGAGATGGACCGCCAGACGTGGTTTGAGCTGTTTGAAGCCGCAAACGGGCATGAGGTGCCTTGA
- a CDS encoding Gfo/Idh/MocA family protein, producing MTQLVRYGIIGCGMMGQEHLRNIALLDGAGVSAIFEPDAAMQRAAHAIAPQAAFYPSVQALLASADIDCLVIASPNYCHADQIVEIAATRPLPLLVEKPLLTDPADIARLTQTAERYPAPIWVAMEYRYMPPIAALLARAEAVTGGIKMLSLREHRFPFLEKVGDWNRFNVNTGGTFVEKCCHFFDLMRLVLRRNPVRVMASAAQSVNHLDERYDGKTPDILDNGYVIVDFEGGARAMLELCMFADGARYQETISAVGPAGKIEAFVPGPTRFWPGDLGAPPVPLIEISPRLSKQIKVHEIPVDPKLLKAGDHNGATYFQHQRFMALVQGSSTETEVSFSDGLWAVRMGMAAQHSAATGQAVTLEG from the coding sequence ATGACCCAACTGGTAAGATACGGCATCATTGGCTGCGGCATGATGGGGCAGGAACACCTGCGCAATATCGCCCTGCTGGATGGCGCAGGCGTCAGCGCGATTTTTGAACCGGATGCCGCCATGCAACGGGCCGCACACGCCATCGCGCCACAGGCCGCTTTTTATCCGTCTGTGCAGGCGCTGCTGGCCTCTGCCGATATTGACTGTCTCGTTATTGCCAGCCCGAATTACTGCCACGCCGATCAGATCGTCGAAATCGCCGCCACACGCCCCCTGCCCCTTCTCGTTGAAAAACCCCTGCTGACTGATCCCGCCGATATCGCGCGACTGACGCAAACGGCAGAGCGCTATCCGGCCCCCATCTGGGTCGCGATGGAATACCGTTACATGCCGCCGATCGCTGCCTTGCTGGCGCGTGCCGAGGCTGTCACCGGTGGCATCAAGATGCTGAGCCTGCGCGAACACCGGTTTCCCTTTCTGGAAAAGGTGGGCGACTGGAACCGGTTCAATGTCAACACTGGCGGCACATTCGTGGAAAAGTGCTGCCATTTCTTTGACCTGATGCGGTTGGTCTTGCGACGCAATCCGGTGCGCGTCATGGCAAGTGCCGCGCAATCCGTGAACCATCTGGATGAGCGTTATGACGGCAAAACCCCCGACATTCTTGACAATGGATATGTCATTGTCGACTTCGAGGGCGGCGCACGGGCGATGCTGGAACTCTGTATGTTCGCGGATGGCGCAAGATATCAGGAGACCATTTCAGCCGTCGGACCGGCGGGGAAAATCGAAGCCTTCGTGCCCGGGCCGACGCGTTTCTGGCCCGGCGATCTGGGCGCCCCGCCCGTCCCCCTGATCGAGATCAGCCCCCGCCTGTCAAAACAGATCAAAGTGCATGAAATACCTGTCGATCCGAAGCTGCTCAAGGCGGGGGATCACAATGGCGCCACCTATTTCCAGCATCAAAGGTTCATGGCCCTTGTGCAGGGCAGCAGCACCGAAACAGAGGTGTCCTTCAGCGATGGCCTGTGGGCTGTGCGCATGGGGATGGCCGCGCAGCATTCGGCCGCCACCGGGCAGGCTGTCACCCTTGAGGGCTGA
- the dctP gene encoding TRAP transporter substrate-binding protein DctP, which produces MIKQTLKCALLAALLAGTAIAAQAQEYTIRATANSNENDEDYDGLVVFKNYVESASNGTIAVELFIGTQLCSNGAECLQGVADGTIDVYVSTSGGASGIFPYVQVLDLPYLMADDRIAEHVLSGDFTRKMRAMALEDSGDMIRLMTIGNTGGWRNFANTKRRIAEPSDMEGLKIRTVVADLPQELVRALGASPTPIPWPELFTSFQTGVVEGSKNGITDIMGMKFPDAGLKYVTLDGHAYMGALWWMNNAKFTGMPEDMRRVVVDGFYALQQATFASPKRKSIAAYEEFVADGGDLYVPTPEQKAAFKEGAAPVFDWFKANVGRGDEIFDALTEAVAQAEAEVGAARAADLN; this is translated from the coding sequence ATGATAAAACAAACCCTGAAATGCGCGCTCCTTGCGGCCTTGCTCGCCGGGACGGCGATTGCGGCACAGGCGCAGGAATACACCATCCGCGCCACCGCCAATTCCAACGAAAACGACGAAGACTACGACGGTCTCGTCGTGTTCAAGAACTACGTGGAATCCGCGTCAAACGGCACCATCGCGGTTGAACTGTTCATCGGCACGCAGCTTTGCAGCAACGGTGCCGAATGTCTGCAAGGCGTGGCGGATGGCACGATTGACGTTTACGTTTCCACATCCGGCGGCGCGTCGGGGATTTTCCCTTACGTGCAGGTGCTCGATCTGCCTTATCTGATGGCGGATGATCGTATTGCCGAACATGTGCTGTCGGGTGATTTTACACGGAAAATGCGGGCGATGGCGCTGGAGGATTCAGGCGATATGATCCGCCTGATGACGATTGGAAACACCGGCGGGTGGCGCAACTTTGCCAACACCAAGCGCCGCATCGCTGAGCCCTCTGATATGGAAGGTCTGAAGATCCGAACAGTGGTTGCGGATTTGCCGCAGGAATTGGTGCGTGCGCTTGGCGCATCCCCGACGCCGATTCCGTGGCCTGAGCTTTTCACGTCCTTCCAGACCGGCGTGGTTGAAGGGTCCAAGAACGGCATCACGGATATCATGGGCATGAAATTTCCGGACGCCGGGCTGAAATATGTCACGCTGGATGGGCACGCCTACATGGGCGCGCTGTGGTGGATGAACAACGCGAAATTCACCGGCATGCCAGAGGATATGCGCCGGGTGGTCGTGGATGGGTTTTACGCGCTGCAGCAGGCGACTTTTGCCTCGCCCAAGCGCAAATCCATCGCGGCCTATGAGGAATTCGTGGCCGATGGCGGTGATCTATACGTGCCCACGCCTGAACAAAAAGCGGCCTTCAAAGAGGGAGCGGCCCCTGTGTTCGACTGGTTCAAGGCCAATGTGGGGCGCGGGGATGAGATATTCGACGCGCTGACAGAGGCCGTGGCGCAGGCCGAAGCCGAAGTCGGTGCGGCGCGTGCCGCCGATCTGAATTGA
- the cueR gene encoding Cu(I)-responsive transcriptional regulator, producing MNIAEVSRVSGLPTKTIRYYEDIGLVTPARRANGYRDFSAQDGHKLAFLGRSRSLGFSIEECRTLLSLYEDRDRASADVKSVAAKHLERVAKKIKELEAMKSTLETLVTRCHGDDRPDCPILNDLAGGEGATA from the coding sequence ATGAATATCGCAGAGGTGTCGCGCGTCAGTGGATTGCCGACAAAGACCATCAGATACTACGAAGACATCGGCCTTGTGACGCCAGCGCGCAGGGCCAACGGTTATCGCGATTTCAGCGCGCAGGACGGGCACAAGCTGGCCTTTCTCGGGCGGTCGCGCTCGCTCGGCTTCTCTATTGAGGAATGCCGCACGCTTTTGTCGCTTTACGAAGACCGCGACCGCGCCAGCGCCGACGTCAAGAGCGTTGCCGCCAAACATCTGGAACGTGTCGCGAAAAAGATAAAGGAACTGGAGGCGATGAAATCGACACTCGAAACGCTTGTCACGCGCTGTCACGGGGATGACCGCCCGGATTGCCCGATCCTGAATGATCTCGCTGGTGGTGAGGGGGCAACTGCATGA
- a CDS encoding DUF411 domain-containing protein: MNRRRFIFNSLASGLGAGMLAAPAHAMSARVEVFKSPTCGCCTAWVEHMTQAGFEAVTRDVDQETLWSMKARAGVTPELSSCHTAFVEGYFIEGHVPGTDVQRLLSQRPDALGLTVPGMPIGSPGMEMGNQRDAYDTLLVLRSGMTEVFARHG, from the coding sequence ATGAACCGCAGACGCTTTATCTTTAACAGCCTCGCCTCCGGCCTTGGGGCCGGGATGCTCGCCGCTCCGGCACATGCGATGTCGGCCCGGGTTGAGGTTTTCAAATCACCCACCTGTGGCTGTTGCACCGCCTGGGTCGAGCATATGACCCAAGCAGGGTTTGAGGCCGTGACCCGTGACGTTGATCAGGAAACGCTCTGGTCGATGAAGGCCCGCGCAGGTGTCACACCGGAGCTGAGTTCCTGCCACACGGCCTTTGTCGAGGGCTATTTCATCGAGGGCCATGTGCCGGGCACTGACGTTCAGCGGCTGTTATCACAGCGCCCTGATGCGCTTGGCCTGACGGTGCCGGGCATGCCAATCGGCTCACCGGGGATGGAGATGGGCAACCAGCGCGACGCCTATGACACGCTGCTGGTGTTGCGCAGCGGTATGACCGAAGTCTTTGCGCGCCACGGCTGA
- a CDS encoding GntR family transcriptional regulator, producing the protein MYQFSPTPVVCLQASHDTRGALPKYIQLCEHIIREIDAGRLLDAERLPPEREMARSYSVSIGTLRKALAELHKKGLLERVQGSGNYIRKGHTPTGVYAMFRLELPDGGGLPSARILSLEVMQKPATLPGFGRSDQATRIRRLRFLNDIAIAVEEIWLDAAVGTLNAKTVSDSLYQTYLKHLNFWITRAEDRVSVGRFPDWTSPDFARMDQPCGYIERFSWAEHPEAVEFSRTWFDPNRAVYVQRLK; encoded by the coding sequence ATGTATCAATTTTCACCCACCCCGGTCGTTTGTTTGCAGGCATCACACGATACCCGAGGCGCTTTGCCCAAATACATCCAGCTTTGCGAACATATCATTCGCGAGATTGATGCCGGTCGTTTGCTGGACGCAGAACGCCTGCCCCCCGAACGCGAAATGGCGCGCAGCTATAGTGTCTCCATCGGCACGCTGCGCAAGGCGCTTGCGGAATTGCATAAAAAGGGGCTGTTGGAGCGGGTTCAGGGCTCCGGCAACTACATCCGCAAAGGCCACACGCCCACAGGTGTCTATGCCATGTTCCGGCTTGAACTACCAGACGGGGGCGGCCTGCCAAGCGCGCGCATCCTGTCGCTTGAGGTGATGCAGAAACCCGCCACCCTGCCCGGGTTCGGACGCTCGGATCAGGCAACGCGCATCAGACGTCTGCGCTTCCTGAACGATATCGCAATCGCCGTCGAAGAGATCTGGCTGGATGCGGCCGTTGGCACGCTGAATGCAAAAACCGTGTCTGATTCCCTTTATCAGACCTATCTGAAACACCTCAACTTCTGGATTACGCGCGCGGAGGATCGCGTCTCTGTCGGCCGTTTTCCCGACTGGACATCCCCCGACTTTGCCCGGATGGACCAACCCTGCGGTTACATCGAACGCTTTAGCTGGGCAGAACATCCCGAAGCGGTGGAATTCTCGCGCACATGGTTTGACCCGAACCGCGCGGTATATGTGCAGCGTTTGAAATAA
- a CDS encoding TRAP transporter large permease — translation MLVWFLPLFLLFLLIGLPVFFGLLAAPGLLLWLNGQEKDITLLYRNVYNGIDSFPLMAIPFFMLAGELMNRGGITMRLVEFSQAMMGHFRGGLAHVNILSSMLFAGLSGSAVADISALGSMLIPAMEKQGYSRKFAAAITAASSVIGPIIPPSGIMIIYAYVMGESVAALFLAGIVPGVMVGLGLMFMVKIMADKYDFPVATKKHTWGERGQASLKAFFPLMTPVIILGGILAGVFTPTEAAAVAVAYALFIGLFVMRSLKLSELPDVLGRAGLTSAVVLLLVGAAMAFKTVVSLSHAPEAMAEFVLALTSNPLILLFLINLLLFAVGMFLDAGPAIIILGPILGPIFVSLGVDPIHFAIIMSVNLTVGLATPPMGLVLFVASSVSGERVEAISKAILPFLAVEIVVIFLITYIPAISMTIPRLTGFAN, via the coding sequence ATGCTGGTCTGGTTTCTTCCGCTGTTTTTGCTGTTCCTGCTGATCGGGTTGCCGGTATTTTTCGGCCTGCTCGCAGCGCCGGGGCTACTGCTGTGGCTCAACGGTCAGGAAAAAGACATCACGCTGCTGTATCGCAATGTTTATAACGGGATAGACAGCTTTCCCCTGATGGCGATCCCCTTCTTCATGCTGGCCGGAGAGTTGATGAACCGGGGCGGGATCACCATGCGTCTGGTTGAATTCAGTCAGGCCATGATGGGGCATTTTCGCGGCGGGTTGGCGCATGTGAACATCCTGTCCTCCATGCTGTTTGCCGGGCTTTCGGGGTCTGCCGTGGCCGATATATCCGCACTCGGGTCGATGTTGATCCCGGCGATGGAAAAACAGGGCTATAGCCGCAAATTCGCCGCCGCGATCACGGCGGCCAGTTCCGTGATCGGGCCGATCATCCCGCCCTCGGGCATCATGATCATCTATGCCTATGTGATGGGCGAAAGCGTTGCCGCCCTGTTTCTGGCGGGCATTGTACCCGGAGTGATGGTGGGCCTTGGGTTGATGTTCATGGTCAAGATCATGGCTGACAAATATGATTTTCCCGTCGCCACCAAAAAACACACGTGGGGCGAACGCGGGCAGGCCAGCCTCAAGGCGTTTTTTCCGCTGATGACCCCGGTGATCATTCTCGGCGGTATTCTGGCAGGCGTTTTTACCCCGACCGAGGCGGCGGCGGTCGCCGTGGCCTATGCGCTTTTCATCGGCCTCTTCGTGATGCGCAGCCTCAAGCTGAGCGAGTTGCCGGATGTGCTGGGCCGCGCGGGGCTCACATCGGCGGTTGTGCTGTTGCTGGTCGGTGCGGCGATGGCGTTCAAAACCGTTGTCAGCCTCAGCCACGCGCCCGAAGCCATGGCCGAATTCGTGCTGGCGCTCACGTCCAACCCGCTCATCCTGCTGTTTTTGATCAACCTTTTGCTCTTTGCGGTGGGGATGTTCTTGGATGCGGGGCCTGCGATTATCATCCTTGGGCCAATTCTGGGGCCAATTTTCGTCAGCCTCGGCGTGGACCCGATCCATTTTGCCATCATCATGAGCGTCAACCTGACCGTCGGGCTGGCCACACCGCCGATGGGGCTGGTGCTCTTTGTCGCCTCCTCGGTTTCGGGCGAGCGGGTCGAGGCGATTTCAAAGGCGATCCTGCCGTTTCTGGCGGTCGAAATCGTGGTGATTTTCCTGATCACCTACATACCGGCCATTTCCATGACCATCCCGCGACTGACGGGCTTTGCCAACTGA
- a CDS encoding tetratricopeptide repeat protein, which translates to MRTIAFALALLATPVAAELEAARDLMDAGRFDEAYAALWPAARSGNAEAEELIGVIYAMGLGRPRDDQRAFEWYLRAAMKGHPGAQSGVGWYYEVGRGLPAPDLMRAYMWYTLSAIGGDPDAAISLEEVAKKMTAEEINKAHVLVADYKVWMYPFR; encoded by the coding sequence ATGCGCACAATAGCTTTTGCCCTCGCTCTTTTGGCCACGCCGGTTGCGGCGGAATTGGAAGCGGCGCGCGATCTCATGGATGCGGGTCGATTTGACGAGGCCTATGCAGCACTTTGGCCCGCGGCGCGTTCGGGCAATGCCGAAGCGGAAGAACTGATCGGTGTCATCTATGCCATGGGTCTGGGACGGCCCCGCGATGACCAGCGCGCGTTTGAATGGTATCTGCGCGCGGCCATGAAGGGCCATCCCGGTGCGCAATCGGGTGTCGGCTGGTACTACGAAGTGGGTCGCGGCCTGCCCGCACCGGACCTGATGCGCGCCTATATGTGGTACACGCTTTCCGCGATTGGCGGGGACCCGGACGCGGCAATCAGCCTTGAAGAGGTTGCCAAGAAAATGACGGCGGAAGAAATCAACAAGGCCCATGTTCTCGTCGCTGACTATAAGGTGTGGATGTATCCGTTCAGATGA
- a CDS encoding LLM class flavin-dependent oxidoreductase, which produces MTVVPITSAGLRASEVSWFSALCSDDYRFLGVPDGDLRSSWAHCSDIVKTAQAQGFRNILCPSSYQVGQDTLSFVAGCAPITDRINMLAAVRCGEMQPIMLARTLATLDHMLEGRLTVNIISSDFPGQKEPSPYRYQRSREVVQILKQAWTRDQIDHAGEVYNFSGLTTDPVKPYQTGGPLLYFGGYSPDALDLCAEYCDVYLMWPEPKDALADRMRAVHDHAAARGRTLDYGLRVHVIVRDTQAEAQEYAEYIVSKLDDEHGRKIRERALDATSLGVAHQSKNRDIADDFGYIEPHLWTGIGRARSGCGAALVGSADQVLSEIETYRKMGMRAFIFSGYPHIDEAEHFGRLVLPELETCSLPHAYGRVPDTCPATPLGTGERR; this is translated from the coding sequence ATGACCGTTGTGCCGATCACATCCGCAGGTTTGCGCGCCTCAGAGGTGTCGTGGTTTTCCGCGCTTTGCTCGGATGACTATCGGTTTCTGGGGGTGCCGGATGGTGATCTACGCTCCAGTTGGGCGCATTGTTCGGACATCGTCAAAACAGCACAGGCGCAGGGGTTTCGCAACATCCTGTGCCCCTCCTCCTATCAGGTCGGCCAGGACACGCTGAGCTTTGTGGCCGGATGCGCCCCGATCACGGATCGCATCAACATGCTCGCGGCGGTGCGCTGTGGCGAGATGCAGCCGATCATGCTGGCGCGCACTCTTGCCACGCTTGATCACATGCTGGAGGGCCGCTTGACGGTCAACATCATCTCATCCGATTTTCCGGGGCAGAAAGAGCCCAGCCCCTACCGATATCAAAGATCGCGCGAGGTCGTGCAGATCCTCAAACAGGCCTGGACGCGTGACCAGATCGATCATGCCGGAGAGGTCTATAATTTCTCTGGCCTGACCACCGATCCGGTCAAACCCTATCAGACGGGCGGGCCGCTCTTGTATTTCGGGGGCTATTCCCCGGATGCGCTGGATTTATGCGCTGAATACTGCGACGTCTACCTGATGTGGCCGGAGCCGAAAGATGCGCTGGCAGACAGAATGCGGGCGGTGCATGATCACGCGGCCGCGCGGGGTAGGACGCTGGATTACGGGCTGCGCGTGCATGTGATCGTGCGCGACACGCAAGCCGAGGCGCAGGAATATGCGGAATATATCGTGTCAAAGCTTGATGATGAGCATGGGCGCAAGATACGCGAACGCGCACTTGATGCCACGTCACTGGGCGTCGCGCATCAGTCCAAGAACCGCGATATCGCAGATGATTTCGGCTATATCGAGCCACATTTGTGGACGGGCATCGGGCGGGCGCGCTCTGGCTGCGGCGCGGCTCTGGTCGGCTCTGCCGATCAGGTGCTGAGCGAGATCGAGACCTATCGCAAAATGGGGATGCGCGCCTTCATCTTTTCGGGCTATCCGCATATTGACGAGGCCGAACACTTTGGCCGACTGGTGCTGCCGGAGCTTGAAACATGTTCCTTGCCGCATGCCTATGGCCGCGTCCCGGACACATGCCCCGCAACACCGCTTGGAACAGGAGAACGCCGCTGA
- a CDS encoding flavin reductase family protein, producing MLHFEPTQDNHRMFRDALGRFASGVTIVTANTPQGPVGMTANSFTSVSMEPPLVLWCPAKSSSRYGLFAQATDFAIHVLGADQKALALAFARSGTAFEAIDAALSDRDVPIFDACLARFECETYALHDAGDHSIMVGMVRHAAFRHGAPLIFSQGDFGQFDKEVEKANV from the coding sequence ATGCTGCACTTCGAGCCCACACAGGACAACCACCGCATGTTTCGCGATGCGTTGGGACGGTTTGCATCAGGTGTGACGATCGTGACGGCCAATACGCCGCAGGGGCCGGTCGGCATGACGGCCAATTCCTTTACCAGCGTTTCGATGGAGCCGCCGCTGGTTCTATGGTGCCCGGCGAAATCGTCCAGCCGCTACGGGCTGTTTGCGCAGGCCACTGATTTCGCGATCCATGTGCTCGGGGCAGATCAAAAGGCACTTGCTCTTGCCTTTGCGCGCTCGGGCACGGCATTCGAGGCGATTGATGCCGCCCTCAGCGACCGGGACGTCCCGATTTTTGATGCTTGTCTGGCGCGGTTTGAGTGTGAAACCTACGCGCTGCACGATGCGGGTGATCATTCGATCATGGTCGGCATGGTGCGCCACGCGGCGTTCCGGCATGGCGCGCCGCTGATTTTTTCGCAAGGTGACTTCGGACAATTTGACAAAGAGGTTGAAAAGGCGAACGTATAA
- a CDS encoding multicopper oxidase family protein codes for MTGFTRRQFHQSVLSAAAAAALPSVAGAQTAPVLHARTGSARLAPAQYPETRIWGYDGTVPGPILRAQQGQRIGRVFQNDLPQASSVHWHGIRIENAMDGVPGMTQAAVEPGAAFLYDFVLPDAGTYWYHPHNRTYEQMARGLYGALIVDEATGAPEVDLDEVLLLDDWRLNDDAQIAEGFGNMRDWSHAGRIGNWITVNGDGGWSRAVPRLARMRLRLVNTANARIFTLAARGLEGWVVALDGMPLAAPQPLAELTLAPAQRADLIVDVVAGEGEEAFLVSYERDGGYAVAAFPVTRSAREMRMTAPVALPPNPVPALGPLESARRADLLMEGGAMGAMAGAMMGGQRMEMREMVAAGKVWAFNGMADMADTPLIEANRGETVRIAMTNDTRWQHGMHLHGHHFRQIGRDGALGPLRDTLLMNRGETAEIAFVADNPGDWLLHCHMLEHSAGGMMTWLRVL; via the coding sequence ATGACAGGGTTCACCCGCAGGCAGTTTCATCAATCGGTTCTCAGTGCCGCAGCGGCAGCAGCACTGCCGAGCGTCGCAGGGGCTCAGACGGCGCCCGTGCTTCATGCGCGGACGGGCAGCGCGCGGCTTGCGCCGGCACAATACCCGGAAACGCGGATTTGGGGGTATGACGGCACCGTGCCGGGGCCGATCCTGCGCGCCCAACAGGGACAGCGCATCGGCAGGGTCTTTCAAAATGACCTGCCGCAGGCGTCATCCGTGCACTGGCACGGCATTCGGATCGAAAACGCCATGGATGGGGTGCCGGGCATGACGCAAGCGGCGGTGGAACCGGGCGCGGCGTTTCTGTATGATTTCGTGCTGCCGGACGCGGGCACCTATTGGTATCACCCGCATAACCGCACCTATGAGCAGATGGCGCGTGGCCTTTATGGCGCGCTGATCGTGGATGAGGCGACAGGCGCGCCCGAGGTCGATCTGGACGAGGTGTTGCTGCTGGATGATTGGCGTCTGAATGATGACGCCCAGATCGCCGAAGGGTTTGGCAACATGCGTGACTGGTCCCATGCGGGCCGGATCGGCAACTGGATCACGGTGAACGGCGATGGCGGCTGGTCGCGCGCGGTGCCGCGTCTTGCCCGGATGCGGCTGCGCCTTGTGAACACGGCCAATGCGCGGATTTTCACGCTGGCGGCGCGCGGTCTTGAGGGCTGGGTGGTCGCTCTGGACGGGATGCCGCTTGCGGCTCCGCAGCCGCTGGCTGAACTGACACTTGCCCCGGCACAGCGCGCTGACCTGATCGTCGATGTGGTGGCTGGTGAGGGGGAAGAAGCCTTTCTCGTCAGCTATGAGCGCGACGGCGGCTATGCCGTTGCGGCTTTCCCGGTCACCCGTTCGGCGCGGGAAATGCGCATGACCGCACCTGTTGCCTTACCCCCAAACCCGGTGCCTGCACTCGGCCCGCTGGAGAGCGCGCGGCGCGCTGATCTGCTGATGGAGGGCGGGGCCATGGGCGCCATGGCGGGCGCGATGATGGGCGGTCAAAGGATGGAAATGCGCGAGATGGTCGCTGCCGGAAAGGTCTGGGCGTTCAACGGCATGGCCGATATGGCTGACACCCCCCTCATCGAGGCAAACCGTGGCGAGACCGTGCGGATCGCGATGACCAACGACACCCGCTGGCAGCATGGGATGCATCTGCATGGGCATCATTTCAGGCAGATTGGGCGCGATGGCGCTTTGGGTCCGCTGCGGGACACGCTGCTGATGAACCGGGGCGAGACGGCTGAGATCGCCTTTGTCGCGGATAATCCGGGCGATTGGCTGCTGCATTGCCATATGCTGGAGCATTCCGCGGGCGGGATGATGACCTGGTTGCGCGTCCTGTAA